GCGCGGTCTTGCTGCTGACCAGGTAGAGCCCGAAGAAAAACAGGTAAAACACCCACTGGACGCCGATGATGACCGCTCGCTCGAACAGCGTAGGCTTGGAAATCTCGATGAAGGTCATCAGGTGCATGCGCTCATTCTCGGCTTCGTCCATGAGCGTCTTGATCCAGCCCTTGTCGTCGCACATGCGGCGCAGGCAGGCGAGGTGGTTGATCGTCGCCCCGACCATTCCGGGTACGGCAGCTACCGTCTCGAGCACGACGGCGCGGTGGCCGTAGCGCTCGGCAAAGAAGGTATCGGCGCACCAGCGAAGCGCCTTGGTGAAACCGAATGCGATCCGGTCCGACATCCCGCGAGGGTTGTGGTGAACGCCCAGATCGATGAAGGGTGCAGTCATTAAAACTTCTCCGCTTGGCGGCACGTTGAACTGAAAGCGCCGCTGCTGGAGTTGATCTAGGCCTTTGAACAGGAACGCGAAATTTGGATGATAACCCTACGGAGGGCGCCCTAAGGGCCTTACCGGAGGCTCCCCCCGCAAACTTCATGAGCCGGTTCCTGCCGCGCCTGTCGTTTGCGGCCGCTCTGTTGCTGGCACTCGTCGCGATCGGCGCCGGCGCGGGGATCCGGCTGCTCTTTGCCGAAGAACTGGCGCAGCGCGCGACGTTCATCTTCTTCGTCCCGGGCGTGGTCGTAGCCAGTGCCATGTCGGGCCTGCGCGCAGGCGCCGTTGCTGCCGTCGCCGGAGCGGCCGCGGGCTTGTGGTGCGACGCCCTCGCGGGACCGATTACCGAGGGCAGCTACATCGCGGCGGTCGCGTTCGTGGTCATCGGCGTTTCGGTCGCTTTCGGGGGCGAGTGGTTCCAGCGAGCAAGGGTTGAAACCGAAGCATCGGCATCGATCCTGGCGCGCCGGGAAGCGCACTTGCAGTCGATCCTCGACACGGTGCCCGATGCCATGGTCGTGATCGACGAGGCCGGAGCGATCAGCGAGTTCAGCCCGACTGCCGAGCGCATGTTCGGCTGGAAGGCGTCCGAAGTGGCTGGCCGCAATGTCGCCTTGCTGATGCCCGAGCCCTATCGCAGCGCGCACGACGGCTATCTCGCGCGATACTATCGCACCGGCGAGAAGAGGATCATCGGCAAGGGCAGGATTGTGGTGGGATCACGGCGGGACGGTTCCACTTTCCCGATCGAACTCGCCGTCGGGGAAATGGCTGCGGACGGACAGCGCTTTTTCACCGGGTTCATCCGCGACCTGACCGAGCGGCAGCAGGCCGAGGCGAGGCTGCAGGAACTGCAGACCGAGCTGGTCCATATCTCGCGTCTGACCGCGCTGGGTGAGATGGCCTCTGCGCTCGCACACGAAATCAACCAGCCGCTGTCGGCGATTGCGAACTACCTGAAGGGCACGCGCATCCTCCTGGGGCGCGACGAGGTCCCGCACGAGCGCGTGGCCGAGGCAGTGGAAAGGGCCGCGACCGAAGCCTTGCGCGCCGGAGAGATCATCCGCCGGTTGCGGGATTTCGTGGCGCGGGGCGAGACAGAGCGGACCATCGAAAGCCTGCCCAAGCTGGTCGAAGAGGCGAGCGCACTCGCCCTGGTCGGCGCAAAGGAGCACGGCATTCGGGTGCAATACGCATTCAATCCGGCAGTCGATCTTGTCCTCGCCGACAAGGTGCAGATCCAGCAGGCGGTTCTTAATCTCGTGCGCAACGCGGTCGATTCGCTTGCGGAATCGGAAGTGGGTGAGCGCCACCTGACAATCGGGATAGAGGCGGCGGACGAGGGAATGGCGCTTGTCCGGATAAGCGACACTGGGCCGGGCATCGAGCCCGACGTGGCCGAGAAACTGTTCCAGCCCTTCATCACGACCAAGCGAACCGGCATGGGCGTGGGCCTCTCCATTTCGCGCACGATCGTCGAAGCGCACGGCGGCAGGATATGGGGAAAGCGAGCGCCGGATGGCGGCGCCGAATTCGGCTTTACTCTGCAGGCAGTCGCAGATGAGGAACTCTACGATGGAGAATGAGGCGGTGAAGGACGCGATCGTTTACGTGATCGATGATGACGAGGGCGCACGTCAGTCGCTGGAGTTCCTGATCGACGTCGCCGGGATACGGGTGCGCTCGTTTTCGTCTGCGGACGCCTTCCTGCAATCCGCACCGCCGCTCGCTCGGGCCTGCATCGTCACGGACGTTCGGATGCCCGGCATGAGCGGGATCGATCTCGCCACCAGGATGTCGGAGAGGGATGGCGGGGCTCCCGTTATCGTCATCACCGGCCATGCCGACGTTCCGCTGGCGATTCAGGCGATGAAGGCCGGTGCCGCCGATTTCATCGAAAAGCCCTTCGACGACGAAACGATCCTATCCGCTATCCGCACGGCGCTGGCGCGAAGCGGAGAAGAGGAGGAGGTGCAATCGCGGCGGCGCGAAGTTCTTTCCCGGATCGAGACCCTGTCCGGCCGAGAACGCGAAGTCGTCGACGGCCTTGTCGAAGGCAAGGCCAACAAGGTCATAGCGATCGACCTCGACATCAGTCCACGGACGGTCGAGGTCTACCGGGCGAACGCGATGATGAAGATGCAGGCAAGGACGCTCTCCGACCTGGTAAGGATGATGACGATCGCGACGATCGTCTGATTAGGGCTGAGGCCGAATTACAAGAGTCGGCTTCAGCTGAATGCTGATCAGAAGCTGACAGTCTGTAACCGGCCCAATTTCCGCCGTTCGCACCCTCGCCCGGGTCCACCAACAAGGTGGCCGGGCGAATTCATTAAGCAGGTTCAGCGGAATCGTCAGATAGATCGACGGTGGCCGTACGGCACGTTCCACGACGGAACTCGATCGTCGAGCATCGCCGCAAGCATCTGCAAGATAGCTTCCGCTGGCCCGTCGAGGGGCGCGATCTGCATCTGTATTTCGAAGCGGTGTTTGTAGAGCATCTGCCCGGCGTGGTGTCGCTGACCGGTGCCCCTCGGGCTTCGGTAGGCCGCGAGGCGTGGTCCGATGCCGCCCTTGGCCGCATGGCCGAGGAACATCGTTTCCCCCCGCATGCGGGCACGGATGAGGCCGGTTTTCTTGGAAAGCCCGACGAGGCGGGCGCTATGCCAGTCTGGAATCGTAACCCAGGGGATGGATCGTTCGATATTGCGCACGTGTGGTGACTCCAAAAAAAAATACGAAAACGAAAAGAACCCCACGAACCAGCTTGAAACTGGCCCGTGGGGTGAGATCAGAAGGTACTGCCGTTCATCTTGGCCGCGCCGGCCTCAACCGCCGCCATCAACGTAGAGTTGGCGAGATGGCTATAGCGTTGGCTGGAGGCGACGTTCTTGTGCCCAAGGACCTTGCCAACGGCGAATAAGTCAACGCCGGCGTTGACCATGAAGCTGGCCGCAGAATGTCTTAGACTGTGGGGCGTTATATCGGGCAACCCCGCCAACCTGCGGGCTGTGTCAAAGGGGTGCTTCAGGTCGGTGTACGGCTTCTTCGTGGCCGGGTTTGGAATCAGCCAGGGGCAGTTATCGAAGCGCGGCAGCCGGTCGATGACATCGAGAGCAGCTTTGGAAAGGGGCACGTATCGGCCGCTGCCGTTCTTGGTCATAGGCAGGAACAGCGATTGGCTCGACCGATCGACGTGCTCCCAGCGCGCATCCAGAAGCTCCCGCTTCCTCAATCCCGTTAGCAAAAAGAGCGAGATCAAGTTCGCTAGCTGAGGGTTCATTGACTGCTCTGCTGCGGAGATCAGCCGGGCGGCCTCGGCGGGTGTGAGGTAACGATCACGAGCGTTGTTGAAACGCTCTCGCGGGATGCCCTGCACCGGATTGGTCGCAATCAGTCCCCGCTTGACCGCCAGCTGGAACGACCGCCCCAGAGTGACTTTCAGCTTCTCCGTCGTTGCAGCCGCGAGCCCGGACCTGCGTTTCTCCGCGAGCCACTTAGCGATCTCCTGTGTCGAGATTGCATCGGCTCGCTCGCGGCCGAAGCGAGGTAACAGGTGTACGCGGATTACCCTCTCGACGTTTTCCGGACGCCGGAGATGCAGTTGTGCGTATTCGAGATGCATGGCGGCAAGATCGGCGTAGGTAGGGACCGACTTCTTCTCGGCCTTTTGAGCGGCTGGATCGCCACCCATGATGACCTCGGCACGCCACTTCTTGGCGATCTTTTGGGCCTCGGCGAAGGTGATGTCACCGTAAGGCGCTATGCGCCGCTGTTTCAGTTTACCGTAGGCGTCCTGATACCTGAATTCGTAACTGCGATACCCGGATGCGTGGCAGGCCAGCGTAAAGCCAGTTGTCGACAGGTCGTAGAAATCAGTGCGCTTCTTGCCCGGCGCGCATTGGGCGGTCAGGCAGAAGACGTGGTCGAGTTTAACTCTGGGCATTTCGTAACTCCTTTGTTTGTACACGATGATTGCCGAACCAGGATCGCCGCCGCGGCGCGGCCGGGCTCCCGGGAAGGAGAGGGTGGCCGAGCGGCCGTAGGCAGGCGGAAATAGGGAACTCGGCAGCACGGAGCGCTGAGGGGAGGGTCCGGGGCCCACTGGCAGCGGCGATCGGAGCCCCTAGCCTTCGCCCTCGCCATCGAGTGGGGGTGAAAGTGGAAAAGGGGTTTCGTCCGCGACCTGCACCACCCGCCAGGCGTTGCGCTCGCCGCTTTCGCCCTTTTCCAAGCGGAGCCCGCCGACCTGTTTTCCCTGGTTCTTGCTGAGGTACCAGCCGAGCTTGCCGTTGTTGATGCGATCGCGTTCCATCACCGGCAGATCGCAGAGTGCATCGTCGAGCTCGCGGTTCGGCGCCTCTACGGCGGTCTGAACCAGCTTGCGAACCGTGATCGACCGCTCGCCGTGCATCTGGTGCCAAGCGCGCAGGAAATCCTCTAGCAGCTCTGCGTGAGGATCGTGGCGCATCTGATCAATCAGGCCGGCAGCGGGGTCGGACAGACCGAGCCACACTAGTGCGTGCCGGCAGTAGTCGCTCCAGAGGCCACCGTAGCTCGCCACGGGAGGCAAGTCGCCTTTCGGCGAGCCAGCCGCCTGCCACGCCTCGACCACCAGCAGTACATCGGCGACGAACGCTTCGCGATTGGCTTCAATCGCCGCGATCGGGTCGCCTTCATACTCAAGTGTCGCCGGCGAGGCCGAGCGGGCGTCTAGCTTGATCACCAGCACGCGCCGCAGCAGATCACCGACCGGCCCGGTATTGTTGCCCGAGCCGAGCACTAGCGTGCACGTGTTAACGGTGGCCATCTTGCTCGCACCGAGAACGCGATCGGTGGTCGACTCCGAGGTGAGCATCCGGTTGATCGGGCCGTAAGGCTTCCAGTCCCCATCCATATCGTCGAACAGGATTACCGCGGGCGAAGTCAGCAACGAAGCAAGCACCGACTTCGTCGCTTCTTCAGCGGATTGCGGGTAGCTCATCATCAGCCCGTGACCGGGCCCAGCGTATTTGGAGATTACCCCGCACAGGAGCGATTTGCCGGTCCCTGAGCTCGGTGCCCTTACGTGGAAGGCGGGGGCGAGGCCCAGCGTCGGTCGCAATACGGCTGTGAAAATTGCGCTGACCGCAGCAGCTTCATCGGCGGGCGTGGCGAAGTGGAATTCCCGCAGCAGGTTGCGAGTCCGGTCCATCGCCAACTGCGCGTTCGTTTCCGTGGGCTGCGCGCGCGTGTACTTAGCGGCGTCGAACACGCCGTAGACTTGCGACACCGGGTCATAGCCTGGCGTGGCCACGAGCTGGCGATCGCTCGGCCTGAAGAATGGCTGGCGAGCTAGACCCTTCAGCGGAAGCAGCCGCTGGCGACGCCTCGATCGGCAAAGCATGGCGATGTGCCGCGGCGAGGGGTCGCAGGTCACCCACCGCTCCTTGTTACTGTCGCGCTTTTCCCAGTCGCACGCCGCGGAAAGCGCCATCGTCAACTCGGCTTCGTCCATGTCCTGGGTGCCAACGTGCCAGCCGTTCGACTGCACCCTGACGATCACGCCCGATGCGCTGTAGTACTGTCCATCCGCCGCCAGCACCTCCTCCGCCGCTTCGGTGATCGCGTGGAGTTCGCCCGCGACCAGCCGTATCCGCGGCTTGTTGCGAGCTTCGGCTGGTGACATTTCGAGCCGCTTCAGCAGGTCGCCCATGTGATAGCGCTCGCCGTGCGAGTGTTGGCAGCGAAAGCCGCCGACTGGATATTGCAGGGACGGTTCGAAGTAGGCAGCTCCGGTGTCGAGGCCACCGGTATGCTCGGCGACCCACGGGCATGTGATGTCGTGTAAGCCCACCTTCAGCTGGGTTTTGTAAAGCCCCGCGTCCTTGAGCGCGGTCACGACCGGATTCTCTAGGCACCGCGGCGTGTAGACTTCCGGGTTGATGGCCGGCGCTGATCGAGCGGGTCGCGCGACCACGCCTTGGCGTGGAACAGCCGTCGCCTTCGCGACCACACCGCCAGGCACGAGCGCTTCCGTCAGGTCGTCCAGAGTGTAGGTGATCTTGGGGTTCCAGGAGCGCAGCTGGCACTGGAAGGGATTGCCATCCTTACGGTACTGCGGCTTGCCGTTGATGCCTCGGGGCAGGCGCACCCAGCGTACGACGCCCTTCGCTCCAGGATCTCCTAGACCGGCTTCGGTCACTAGATTCTGTGCCGCCTTCACGCGGTCGAAATCGCGTTCGGGTGGCGACAGTACATACCCGATCTGAAAATTGCCCGGGCTGGTTTCGATCTCATAAGTGGGAGTGACATCGGGGATAATCGCCCGATCGATCTTTCCGCCGACGTCGTCCAACACCAGTACATGATATGCAGCGGCTTGATCTTCGCGCCCGGACAATTCCCCGGTCGCCGTGGCCAGAATGCTCGCACAGTTAAAGTAGGTGTTTAGGTTGGGTTTGCAGACCGAAGACACCTCAGCTCCGTCGCGAGGGGACCAGCCACCCTCGTTAGGGTTGCCGGACTTGCCCAGTACAATCGCGTGCGCCCCCTCCGGGACTTCGGCGACCACGGCGCTGAGAAATTCGGCGTCGGTGACCGCGCTAAGGTCAGTCGCCCCGACGGACTTAGCTTCACCAGCTCCGGAAGGCTGGACTGGCTGGGAAGACCCAGGCGCTTCGATCGCTCTAGGTCTTAGCTTCATGCTGCCGATGGGGGTCTTAGTGTTTGGCTCGCCACCGGCGGAGCCATCGTTCGTAATGTCTGACATCGAAGATACTCACTTCGAGTCTGCCCGAGGCGCCTTGTGAGACGACCTTCCAGCAGACCGCTAGAAAGCTTCGGCACCTCGCCGTTATCGTCGAAGGAGTAGTGTCGCCTGTCGCGCCGTCATCCGCCGAAGCAGCTAACGAAGGATCGACGGAGGCGCCCTGTCGCATTCGCGCATAGCGAGCAACAAGCTAGGCCCAGGGGTGTAGGAGAAGTCTCGTCCCGGCCACTTGGCTGCGATGAGGCATCGCACTCGGGACTCCGGATATAGAGCATGTTTTCTGATTGTAAACGGGAGTTAGTCGTTCGCGGTGGCCTCGATATGGTTCGTTCAAAAGAGGTAAAAGGGGCGCCCGTGTCAACGCGACCGGCGCCTTTCGAAGCGGCCCCCTTTCACCCTTTTCGCCTCCTGGGTGCCGAACCGCTGCAATTCCTGCGGCTATGCGTGTTCGTGCATCCGGCACAGTTCCGCGAGCCCGGATCGATCGCCCCCGGCATCGGGCACCAGCAGGAAATAGGCAAAGTCGGTGCCTGTGGTTGTCAGCAGTTCGAACCAGCCGGGGTGATGTTCCAGCCAATCCCACCACGGGATTAACTCGCCAACTGCATTGCCCAGGGGTCCTTCTTTCGGATCGAAACCCAAAATGCCCTCTAGGTCCTTGGCGTCGTCATTGGGGTCGATCAGGACGATGCAGGTCAGTTGATCCCACAGGTCGGAAGCGCGGGCGTCCGAGACTATGCGTCCGATAAGGTTGCGGCAGGTGTCGCCGAGCGGCGTGGCCAAGGCGGCTTCGAGCGTGGCGTCGTCATAGATGGTCAACATGTCACTTCCCTTTCGTTGGGCACAAAAAAGGGGCCTCTCGGGCCCCGTGCTGCGATTGTTAGTCGTTGGTGAAAGTCAGGTGCGTGTCAGGATTATCCAACCGAACCCGTCGTCCGACACGATATGCACCTCCTCGACGAATCCGGGGTGCTCAGTGCGATATTCGTAGCAATCAGGATCGAGGCCGAGGCTTCGCACTGACTCTCCGGGTCCGCGCACGGCGATCGCGGCGATGTCCTCAAACTCGTATTCGGCCAGCCGCTCAAGGTGCGGCGCGATGATGGGCTCGGTCTCCCGGCCGAGCGGTGTTGCCAGGAAAGCATCAAGCTCCCCCGCGGTGCGCAATACGATCATGATGGTATGCTCCTGAAATGCGAAAGGGCCCGTCGATCGCTCGACGGGCCCTCGTGGGACTGGTGGTGGTAGATGTTAGAAAGTCGCGGCCACCTCTACGTCAGGTCTGCCGGCGATCCTTAGGGGCACCTCGAAATACGTCTCGACGTTATCGATTGCCCTGCTTCGTGCTGCCTCCACGAAAGCTTTACCCTGCGCCTGTGCGGTGACCGCCCGACGCGCCTTCGTGTAGTTTCGCTTCAGCAGCTCAT
This region of Tsuneonella aeria genomic DNA includes:
- a CDS encoding DNA-primase RepB domain-containing protein, which produces MVAEVPEGAHAIVLGKSGNPNEGGWSPRDGAEVSSVCKPNLNTYFNCASILATATGELSGREDQAAAYHVLVLDDVGGKIDRAIIPDVTPTYEIETSPGNFQIGYVLSPPERDFDRVKAAQNLVTEAGLGDPGAKGVVRWVRLPRGINGKPQYRKDGNPFQCQLRSWNPKITYTLDDLTEALVPGGVVAKATAVPRQGVVARPARSAPAINPEVYTPRCLENPVVTALKDAGLYKTQLKVGLHDITCPWVAEHTGGLDTGAAYFEPSLQYPVGGFRCQHSHGERYHMGDLLKRLEMSPAEARNKPRIRLVAGELHAITEAAEEVLAADGQYYSASGVIVRVQSNGWHVGTQDMDEAELTMALSAACDWEKRDSNKERWVTCDPSPRHIAMLCRSRRRQRLLPLKGLARQPFFRPSDRQLVATPGYDPVSQVYGVFDAAKYTRAQPTETNAQLAMDRTRNLLREFHFATPADEAAAVSAIFTAVLRPTLGLAPAFHVRAPSSGTGKSLLCGVISKYAGPGHGLMMSYPQSAEEATKSVLASLLTSPAVILFDDMDGDWKPYGPINRMLTSESTTDRVLGASKMATVNTCTLVLGSGNNTGPVGDLLRRVLVIKLDARSASPATLEYEGDPIAAIEANREAFVADVLLVVEAWQAAGSPKGDLPPVASYGGLWSDYCRHALVWLGLSDPAAGLIDQMRHDPHAELLEDFLRAWHQMHGERSITVRKLVQTAVEAPNRELDDALCDLPVMERDRINNGKLGWYLSKNQGKQVGGLRLEKGESGERNAWRVVQVADETPFPLSPPLDGEGEG
- a CDS encoding sensor histidine kinase, which codes for MSRFLPRLSFAAALLLALVAIGAGAGIRLLFAEELAQRATFIFFVPGVVVASAMSGLRAGAVAAVAGAAAGLWCDALAGPITEGSYIAAVAFVVIGVSVAFGGEWFQRARVETEASASILARREAHLQSILDTVPDAMVVIDEAGAISEFSPTAERMFGWKASEVAGRNVALLMPEPYRSAHDGYLARYYRTGEKRIIGKGRIVVGSRRDGSTFPIELAVGEMAADGQRFFTGFIRDLTERQQAEARLQELQTELVHISRLTALGEMASALAHEINQPLSAIANYLKGTRILLGRDEVPHERVAEAVERAATEALRAGEIIRRLRDFVARGETERTIESLPKLVEEASALALVGAKEHGIRVQYAFNPAVDLVLADKVQIQQAVLNLVRNAVDSLAESEVGERHLTIGIEAADEGMALVRISDTGPGIEPDVAEKLFQPFITTKRTGMGVGLSISRTIVEAHGGRIWGKRAPDGGAEFGFTLQAVADEELYDGE
- a CDS encoding site-specific integrase codes for the protein MPRVKLDHVFCLTAQCAPGKKRTDFYDLSTTGFTLACHASGYRSYEFRYQDAYGKLKQRRIAPYGDITFAEAQKIAKKWRAEVIMGGDPAAQKAEKKSVPTYADLAAMHLEYAQLHLRRPENVERVIRVHLLPRFGRERADAISTQEIAKWLAEKRRSGLAAATTEKLKVTLGRSFQLAVKRGLIATNPVQGIPRERFNNARDRYLTPAEAARLISAAEQSMNPQLANLISLFLLTGLRKRELLDARWEHVDRSSQSLFLPMTKNGSGRYVPLSKAALDVIDRLPRFDNCPWLIPNPATKKPYTDLKHPFDTARRLAGLPDITPHSLRHSAASFMVNAGVDLFAVGKVLGHKNVASSQRYSHLANSTLMAAVEAGAAKMNGSTF
- a CDS encoding alternative oxidase, which codes for MTAPFIDLGVHHNPRGMSDRIAFGFTKALRWCADTFFAERYGHRAVVLETVAAVPGMVGATINHLACLRRMCDDKGWIKTLMDEAENERMHLMTFIEISKPTLFERAVIIGVQWVFYLFFFGLYLVSSKTAHRVVGYFEEEAVISYTHYLSEIDEGRSENVPAPEIAKRYWGLPDDATLRDVVLVVRADEAHHRDVNHGFANELAGLPVAQVAECPPHVALEPNWKKAA
- the fixJ gene encoding response regulator FixJ: MENEAVKDAIVYVIDDDEGARQSLEFLIDVAGIRVRSFSSADAFLQSAPPLARACIVTDVRMPGMSGIDLATRMSERDGGAPVIVITGHADVPLAIQAMKAGAADFIEKPFDDETILSAIRTALARSGEEEEVQSRRREVLSRIETLSGREREVVDGLVEGKANKVIAIDLDISPRTVEVYRANAMMKMQARTLSDLVRMMTIATIV